The following coding sequences lie in one Cydia strobilella chromosome 16, ilCydStro3.1, whole genome shotgun sequence genomic window:
- the LOC134748554 gene encoding EEF1A lysine methyltransferase 1-like gives MSQLSQFWYDEATVQALMKVVDKTILDGGRVALVSCPTLFVPVKRQLGDRATVSLLEYDRRFEVHAPDFIFYDYNFPDKLPPDLDRYDLVVADPPFLSEECIGKTSQTIKLLAKDKIVVCTGAVMKENVEKLLDLRMCEFQPRHRNNLANEFACYANFYLDGALR, from the exons atgtct CAACTAAGTCAGTTCTGGTATGACGAGGCCACAGTGCAGGCGCTAATGAAGGTGGTGGACAAAACAATACTTGATGGAGGCAGGGTGGCACTGGTGTCCTGCCCCACACTCTTTGTGCCAGTGAAGCGACAACTTGGAGACCGCGCTACAG TATCCCTTCTCGAGTACGACCGGCGGTTCGAGGTGCACGCCCCTGACTTCATCTTCTATGACTACAACTTCCCTGACAAGCTGCCCCCGGACCTAGACCGGTACGACCTGGTTGTAGCTGATCCTCCATTCTTGTCTGAAGAGTGCATCGGGAAGACCTCGCAGACCATAAAACTGTTGGCCAAG GATAAGATCGTGGTGTGCACAGGGGCGGTGATGAAGGAGAATGTGGAGAAATTGTTGGATTTGCGAATGTGTGAGTTCCAGCCGCGCCATAGGAACAACTTAGCCAACGAGTTCGCTTGCTACGCTAATTTTTATCTAGATGGCGCTTTAAGATGA
- the LOC134748556 gene encoding kinesin-like protein Klp98A, translating to MQRLCSRIASQKMLVISSLENDCSKEELNRQIAVLQDLQKKYVRLEMALQYSFFDNGKSNGRSTVTPIQEMPSLTLSESDVLADPPNDR from the exons ATGCAGAGACTGTGTTCTCGTATAGCGTCCCAGAAGATGCTCGTCATCTCCTCCCTCGAGAACGACTGCTCCAAGGAGGAGCTCAACCGGCAGATAGCG GTGCTCCAAGACCTGCAAAAGAAGTACGTCCGTCTAGAGATGGCTTTACAATACTCGTTCTTCGACAACGGCAAGAGCAACGGACGGTCCACCGTCACTCCCATACAAGAGATGCCTTCACTCACGCTCAGCGAGAGCGATGTGCTCGCCGACCCGCCCAACGACAGGTAA
- the LOC134748136 gene encoding uncharacterized protein LOC134748136 yields the protein MSDTEREKTEETAGGAKVKPPGKKVNVAAAPSSDNDVAEPLVYGAVNRVAVRLPPFWPDDPEIWFAQVEAQFEVTRTKTDSTKFYTVVQQLDQNAAREVRDIITNPPEKDRYEKLKYELVRRLSMSRDERLRKLLVKEELGDLKPSQFLRKLQSLAGPGVSDEFLRSLWSSRLPINVQQIIASQNVSLSDLADLADKITEISPPNNMLQVASTSSATVPLSFEGMLSKMEEMITSRIKSEITQQISQLNIRERRSRSRTPQTRGNRLARSRSRGRQHSQSRTPETDACWTA from the exons ATGTCGGACACGGAGCGCGAGAAGACAGAGGAGACAGCGGGCGGGGCAAAGGTTAAACCGCCGGGCAAGAAGGTAAACGTGGCCGCGGCTCCCTCGTCGGATAATGACGTCGCGGAACCTTTAGTGTACGGCGCAGTGAATCGAGTTGCTGTTCGTTTGCCCCCGTTCTGGCCAGATGACCCAGAAATTTGGTTCGCCCAGGTGGAGGCGCAGTTTGAAGTTACGCGTACGAAGACCGACTCCACTAAGTTCTACACCGTGGTCCAACAGCTAGATCAGAACGCTGCCAGGGAAGTACGCGACATCATTACAAATCCACCCGAGAAAGACAggtatgaaaaattaaaatacgaatTGGTGCGGCGGCTATCGATGTCACGTGACGAGCGCTTACGGAAACTTCTAGTAAAGGAGGAGCTAGGCGATCTAAAACCGTCCCAGTTTCTGCGTAAATTACAATCGCTAGCGGGACCAGGAGTGAGTGACGAATTTTTAAGATCGCTGTGGTCGAGCCGTTTGCCCATTAATGTGCAGCAAATCATCGCTTCGCAAAATGTAAGCCTCAGTGACTTAGCAGATTTAGCTGATAAAATAACGGAGATTTCACCGCCTAATAATATGCTCCAAGTAGCTAGCACCAGCTCAGCGACCGTTCCGTTGTCATTTGAGGGTATGCTTTCAAAAATGGAAGAGATGATCACGAGCCGTATTAAATCTGAAATTACCCAACAGATATCTCAGCTGAACATTCGAGAACGACGGAGCCGCAGCCGCACGCCACAGACACGTGGCAATCGCCTAGCCCGGTCTAGAAGCAGGGGTCGTCAACATTCGCAGAGCCGTACTCCAG AAACAGACGCTTGTTGGACAGCTTGA